In Tenacibaculum pacificus, a single window of DNA contains:
- a CDS encoding DUF6371 domain-containing protein — translation MNDYRYILEKYNGTKSRYHCPNCNKPNQFTRYIDTQTNEHLNDTVGVCSRLVKCGYHYKPKQYFQDNNISFDKTSSSIPFVRKPPPPKPKTTYFNPEVMAKSLSSKTPNFFLDYLTTLWNDKELIYFLAKKYNIGTSTKWNGATTFWQQDINGKIRSGKVMLYNPETGKRVKKPYNHIGWEHSKIDNFNLEQCYFGEHLLNEEKTKTVAIVESEKTAFISSLYIPDYVWLACGSLNNLNEANTKVLKGRNVVLFPDAGCFDLWNDKIPKLEKKAIFVTNQLLKNKATDYEKKQGFDIADYLVRF, via the coding sequence ATGAATGATTACAGATACATTTTAGAGAAATATAACGGAACAAAAAGCCGTTACCATTGCCCAAATTGTAACAAGCCTAATCAATTTACTAGATACATTGATACACAAACTAACGAGCATTTAAACGATACTGTAGGGGTTTGCAGTAGGCTTGTAAAATGTGGTTATCATTATAAACCAAAGCAATATTTTCAGGATAATAATATTTCATTTGATAAAACTTCTTCTTCAATTCCATTTGTACGAAAGCCACCACCACCAAAACCGAAAACAACTTATTTTAATCCTGAGGTTATGGCAAAGAGTTTGAGTAGTAAAACTCCTAACTTTTTTTTAGATTATTTAACTACTCTTTGGAATGATAAAGAACTAATCTATTTTTTAGCTAAGAAATACAATATCGGAACTTCTACTAAATGGAACGGTGCAACCACTTTTTGGCAACAAGATATTAACGGAAAAATAAGAAGTGGCAAAGTAATGTTGTACAATCCTGAAACAGGTAAACGAGTTAAGAAACCTTATAATCATATCGGTTGGGAACACTCAAAAATTGATAACTTTAATTTAGAACAATGTTATTTTGGTGAACATCTACTAAATGAAGAGAAAACGAAAACAGTAGCAATTGTAGAAAGTGAAAAAACAGCTTTTATTTCAAGCCTTTATATTCCTGATTATGTATGGCTGGCTTGTGGTTCACTTAATAATTTGAATGAAGCAAATACAAAGGTATTAAAGGGGCGTAATGTAGTATTGTTTCCTGATGCTGGTTGTTTTGATTTATGGAATGATAAAATACCTAAACTTGAAAAAAAAGCAATCTTTGTAACTAATCAATTATTAAAAAATAAAGCCACCGATTACGAAAAAAAGCAAGGTTTTGATATTGCTGATTATTTAGTACGGTTTTAA
- a CDS encoding Fic family protein, whose product MKYNWQQKDWRNFSYNIDELEDYLYKFIEKTGKIKGITKGLSKISHTQTTINILVSEAIKTSEIEGEFLSRTDVMSSVRNNLDINTSRENVKDIKAKGIGELVTNVQNNFKEELTKETIFKWHRQLLQHENLIEVGKWRTHQEPMQVISGAMGRTKIHFEAPASANVNDEMNHFINWFNTTSPKGEKPIKNAAIRAAIAHLYFESIHPFEDGNGRIGRAIAEKSLLQTLDSPLLISLSTSIEKEKKEYYKALEKGQRSNEITPWLHYFINLILNALDTSEAIIEFTLKKTTIFTTFQSKLNERQLKVIRRMLDEGFNGFQGGMTARKYIGITKTSKATATRDLQNLLELGVFKLLGKGRNTSYEINFDV is encoded by the coding sequence ATGAAATATAATTGGCAACAAAAAGACTGGAGGAATTTCTCTTATAATATTGATGAATTAGAAGATTATCTTTATAAATTCATCGAAAAAACAGGCAAAATAAAAGGTATAACCAAAGGATTGTCAAAAATATCTCATACTCAAACTACAATAAATATTTTAGTTTCAGAAGCTATTAAAACTTCCGAAATAGAAGGAGAATTTTTAAGTAGAACAGATGTAATGTCTTCCGTTAGAAATAATCTTGATATAAATACTTCACGTGAAAACGTAAAAGACATTAAAGCTAAAGGTATTGGTGAATTAGTTACAAATGTTCAAAATAACTTTAAAGAAGAACTTACAAAAGAAACCATCTTTAAATGGCATCGGCAATTATTACAACACGAAAACCTAATTGAAGTTGGAAAATGGAGAACACACCAAGAACCTATGCAAGTAATTTCAGGAGCTATGGGAAGAACAAAAATACATTTCGAAGCACCTGCTTCTGCAAATGTAAATGACGAAATGAATCATTTTATAAACTGGTTTAATACAACTTCTCCAAAAGGTGAAAAACCTATAAAAAATGCCGCTATTAGAGCCGCTATTGCTCATTTGTATTTTGAAAGTATTCATCCTTTTGAAGATGGTAATGGACGAATCGGAAGAGCTATTGCCGAAAAATCGCTTTTACAAACCTTAGATAGCCCTTTATTAATTAGTCTTTCTACAAGTATTGAAAAAGAAAAAAAAGAATACTATAAAGCGTTAGAAAAAGGACAACGAAGTAATGAAATAACACCTTGGTTACATTATTTTATCAATTTAATTTTAAATGCTTTAGATACTTCCGAAGCAATTATAGAATTTACGCTAAAAAAGACAACTATTTTTACAACTTTTCAATCAAAATTAAATGAAAGACAATTAAAAGTAATACGCAGAATGCTCGATGAAGGTTTTAATGGTTTTCAAGGAGGTATGACAGCAAGAAAATATATTGGAATTACCAAAACATCTAAAGCAACTGCTACAAGAGATTTACAAAATCTTTTAGAATTAGGCGTTTTTAAACTATTAGGAAAAGGACGAAATACTTCTTATGAAATAAATTTTGACGTTTAA
- a CDS encoding type I restriction-modification system subunit M — translation MAKKAAPKKSKSIEETLWESANKLRGTVESSEYKHVVLGLIFLKFASDKFQERKQEIIADGKEKFVDMVEFYTQKNVFYLTEESRWSYIINNAKQDDIALKIDTALYTVEKNNPSLKGALPDNYFSRLNMDVSKLSALLDTINNIDTLKDKQQDIVGRVYEYFLSKFAIAEGKGKGEFYTPKSIVNLIAELIEPYKGKIYDPACGSGGMFVQSMKFIDSHNGNKKDISIYGQEYTSTTYKLAKMNLAIRGISANLGGVPADTFAKDQHPDLKADYIMANPPFNQKAWRATDELLDDPRWKGYDVPQTGNANYAWILNMVSKLSENGVAGFILANGALSGSGTEYEIRKKLIENNLVEAILILPRNLFYTTDISVTLWILNNNKKERQVNINNINKNYRNREEEILFMDLRQSGIPFEKKYTQFSDENITDISETYHKWQQTEADYKDIPEFCYSANLEEIRKKDYSLVPSKYIEFVNRDENINFEDKMKSLQSEFSQLLKDEEKSKTELLNVFKNLGYEIKL, via the coding sequence ATGGCTAAAAAAGCTGCACCCAAAAAATCAAAATCTATAGAAGAAACGCTATGGGAATCTGCTAATAAATTACGTGGAACTGTTGAAAGTTCAGAATATAAACACGTTGTATTAGGTTTAATTTTCTTAAAATTTGCAAGTGATAAATTCCAAGAACGAAAACAAGAAATTATAGCCGATGGCAAAGAAAAATTTGTTGATATGGTCGAATTTTACACGCAAAAAAACGTGTTCTATTTAACCGAAGAATCTCGTTGGAGCTATATTATAAACAACGCCAAACAAGACGATATTGCCCTAAAAATTGATACCGCACTTTATACCGTAGAAAAAAATAATCCATCGTTAAAGGGTGCTTTGCCTGATAACTATTTTTCTCGCCTAAATATGGATGTTAGTAAATTATCCGCTTTACTAGACACCATCAATAATATTGATACTTTAAAAGACAAACAACAAGATATTGTTGGGCGTGTGTATGAATATTTTTTAAGCAAATTCGCTATTGCCGAAGGAAAAGGAAAAGGAGAATTTTATACGCCAAAGAGTATTGTAAATCTGATTGCCGAATTAATTGAACCTTACAAAGGTAAAATTTATGACCCTGCTTGTGGTTCGGGTGGTATGTTTGTGCAGTCGATGAAATTTATTGACAGCCATAACGGAAACAAAAAAGATATTTCTATTTATGGGCAAGAATATACATCAACTACCTATAAATTAGCAAAAATGAATTTGGCTATCCGTGGTATTTCTGCAAATTTAGGCGGTGTTCCTGCCGATACTTTTGCAAAAGACCAACACCCCGATTTAAAGGCTGATTATATTATGGCAAATCCGCCTTTTAATCAAAAAGCATGGAGAGCCACAGACGAACTTTTAGACGACCCTCGTTGGAAAGGTTACGATGTCCCACAAACAGGAAATGCCAATTATGCGTGGATATTAAATATGGTTTCTAAATTATCAGAAAATGGTGTAGCGGGGTTTATTCTTGCAAACGGTGCTTTGTCTGGTAGCGGAACAGAATATGAAATCCGTAAAAAACTTATCGAAAATAATTTAGTAGAAGCTATTTTAATTTTACCACGAAATTTATTTTATACCACTGATATTTCTGTAACGCTTTGGATTTTAAATAATAATAAAAAAGAACGTCAAGTAAATATTAATAATATCAATAAAAATTACAGAAATAGAGAAGAAGAAATTCTATTTATGGATTTAAGACAATCAGGTATTCCTTTTGAAAAAAAATATACGCAGTTTTCTGATGAAAATATAACTGATATTAGTGAAACTTATCATAAATGGCAACAAACGGAAGCTGATTATAAAGATATTCCTGAGTTTTGTTATTCTGCAAATTTAGAAGAAATCCGTAAAAAAGATTATTCTTTAGTACCAAGTAAATATATCGAATTTGTAAACAGAGATGAAAACATCAATTTTGAGGATAAAATGAAAAGTTTACAATCTGAATTTTCTCAACTTTTAAAAGATGAAGAAAAATCTAAAACCGAATTATTAAACGTGTTTAAAAATTTAGGTTATGAGATTAAATTATAA
- a CDS encoding restriction endonuclease subunit S translates to MRLNYKRLGDYIQTVNIRNKNLEVETLLGVSIRKVLMPSIANTIGTDMSRYKIINKNQFAYSSVTSRNGDKISIALLENHDKALVSQAYTVFEIIDDKTLNAEYLMMWFRRPEFDRYARFKSHGSARETFDWEELQDTELPIPSIEKQHEIVKEYNTVANRITLNETINKKLEDTAQALYKNWFVDFEFPNEQGKSYKCNGGKMVFNEELDLEIPLGWEVSGLSSIASYLNGTAMQKHPTDNIKKYTPVLKIRELNLGITDDNSDKASIDIPEKYKIYNGDIIFSWSGTLTIDIWSGGYAGLNQHLFKVFSNHFPKWYYYLSTKFYISEFIRIAEGNKTSMGHIKREHLDNSFVSYPIKGLNKLNLYFEPITQKIESNKIESQILKKIKNLLLSKMSKVAIEKETVC, encoded by the coding sequence ATGAGATTAAATTATAAACGTTTAGGCGATTACATACAAACTGTAAATATCAGAAATAAAAACCTTGAAGTTGAAACATTATTAGGAGTAAGTATTCGAAAAGTATTAATGCCTTCTATTGCAAATACGATTGGAACTGATATGTCTCGCTATAAAATTATCAATAAAAATCAATTTGCATATAGTTCTGTTACTTCTAGAAATGGAGATAAAATTTCTATTGCTCTTTTAGAAAATCATGATAAAGCATTAGTGTCACAAGCCTATACTGTTTTTGAAATTATTGATGATAAAACATTAAATGCTGAATATTTAATGATGTGGTTTAGAAGACCAGAATTTGACAGATACGCACGTTTTAAATCGCACGGAAGTGCTAGAGAAACTTTTGATTGGGAAGAACTTCAAGATACAGAATTACCAATTCCATCCATAGAAAAACAACACGAAATAGTAAAAGAATACAATACGGTTGCAAACAGAATTACGTTAAACGAAACTATCAATAAAAAACTAGAAGACACCGCTCAAGCCTTATATAAAAATTGGTTTGTAGATTTTGAATTTCCGAATGAACAAGGAAAATCGTATAAATGTAATGGTGGGAAAATGGTTTTTAATGAAGAATTGGATTTGGAAATTCCTTTGGGGTGGGAAGTTTCGGGATTATCTTCTATTGCCAGTTACTTGAATGGTACAGCAATGCAAAAACATCCTACGGATAATATTAAAAAATATACACCTGTACTAAAAATTCGTGAGTTAAATTTAGGTATTACAGATGATAATAGTGATAAAGCTTCAATAGATATTCCTGAAAAATATAAAATATATAATGGGGATATTATTTTCTCTTGGTCTGGAACTTTAACTATTGATATATGGTCTGGAGGATATGCTGGGCTAAATCAACATTTATTTAAAGTATTTTCTAATCACTTTCCAAAATGGTATTATTACTTATCAACTAAATTTTACATATCTGAATTTATTAGGATTGCAGAAGGAAATAAAACTTCTATGGGACATATAAAAAGAGAACATTTAGATAATTCATTTGTAAGTTATCCTATCAAAGGTTTAAATAAATTAAATTTATATTTTGAACCAATTACACAAAAAATAGAATCTAATAAAATAGAAAGTCAAATATTAAAAAAAATTAAAAATCTACTTCTTTCGAAAATGTCAAAAGTAGCAATTGAAAAAGAAACTGTTTGTTAA
- a CDS encoding GmrSD restriction endonuclease domain-containing protein: MSKYSVHQQPVETLLSWIKSGEIAIPEIQRPFVWKNAKVRDLIDSLYRGYPVGYIITWRNPDVKLKNGQLSAGKKVLIDGQQRITALTAAVVGQRVLNKNYKEINICIAFNPITEKFEVLNKAFEKSPEWINNINPIINDEISITKAIREYLKLNPKADEDLIEDRIENLKRIKTKQVGIIELDSSLDIDTVTDIFIRINQKGVVLSNADFVMSKIASDENHGGNKMRKLVDYFCRLLVDKDFNKHILDNDKTFADSDYYKALKWMASGSDDLYIPDYIDVLRVAFTYKFSRGKFSDLVALLSGRNFETRTYEDAISEKSYKMLSDGLTDFVNQTSYQRFIMLIKSAGLISQKLISSKNSLNFSYALYLKLRNEGMPEPEIQHYIKRWLIMSLLISRYSGSSESMIDEDIKQINEKGIAKYLEQMEQNHLGQGFWEFGLVSQLESSSVNNNAYNVYLAAQCHENSPAFLSKSMKISSLIEQRGDIHHIFPKKYLTENGYIPKQYNQVANFVYTEQATNIKVGMKTPQNYLTKVTEQIADSIFDISTIDSNTCLADNLMKNDIPNILYTATHLDYENFLVERRKLMAAKIKKYYEQL; encoded by the coding sequence ATGTCAAAATATTCCGTACACCAACAACCAGTAGAAACATTGTTAAGCTGGATAAAATCTGGTGAAATTGCAATTCCTGAAATACAACGTCCTTTTGTTTGGAAAAATGCCAAAGTTAGAGATTTAATAGACTCCTTATATAGAGGTTATCCTGTTGGATATATTATAACGTGGCGTAACCCCGATGTAAAACTAAAAAATGGTCAATTATCGGCAGGTAAAAAAGTATTAATTGATGGTCAGCAACGAATTACCGCCTTAACTGCTGCTGTAGTAGGACAACGAGTTTTAAATAAAAACTACAAAGAAATTAATATCTGTATTGCTTTTAACCCAATTACTGAAAAATTTGAAGTATTAAATAAAGCATTTGAAAAAAGCCCCGAATGGATAAATAATATTAATCCTATAATTAATGATGAAATTTCTATAACTAAAGCTATTAGAGAATATTTAAAATTAAACCCAAAAGCAGACGAAGATTTAATTGAAGATAGAATAGAAAACTTAAAACGAATTAAAACTAAACAAGTTGGTATAATAGAATTAGATAGTTCTTTAGATATAGATACAGTTACAGATATTTTTATCCGTATTAACCAAAAAGGTGTTGTATTAAGTAATGCCGATTTTGTAATGTCTAAAATAGCTTCCGATGAAAATCATGGAGGAAATAAAATGCGAAAGCTAGTTGATTATTTTTGCAGGCTTTTAGTAGATAAAGATTTTAATAAACATATTTTAGACAATGACAAAACATTTGCTGACAGTGATTATTATAAGGCTTTAAAATGGATGGCTTCTGGAAGTGATGACTTATATATCCCTGATTATATAGATGTATTGCGTGTTGCTTTTACCTATAAATTTAGCCGTGGTAAGTTTAGTGATTTAGTAGCATTATTGTCTGGGCGTAATTTTGAAACACGAACTTATGAAGATGCTATTTCAGAAAAAAGCTATAAAATGTTATCTGATGGTTTAACTGATTTTGTAAACCAAACAAGTTATCAACGTTTTATTATGTTGATAAAATCAGCAGGATTAATTAGTCAGAAATTAATATCTTCAAAAAACAGTTTAAATTTTTCATACGCATTGTATTTAAAATTACGCAATGAAGGAATGCCAGAACCTGAAATTCAGCATTACATAAAACGTTGGTTAATTATGTCTTTATTAATTAGTAGATATTCAGGTTCATCAGAATCTATGATTGATGAAGATATTAAGCAAATTAACGAAAAAGGTATTGCTAAATATTTAGAACAAATGGAACAAAACCATTTAGGTCAAGGTTTTTGGGAATTTGGATTAGTTAGTCAATTAGAATCTTCAAGCGTTAATAATAATGCTTATAATGTTTATTTAGCGGCACAATGCCATGAAAACAGCCCTGCTTTTTTATCAAAAAGCATGAAAATAAGTAGTCTTATTGAACAACGTGGTGATATACATCATATTTTTCCTAAAAAATATTTAACTGAAAATGGATACATACCAAAACAATACAATCAGGTTGCAAATTTTGTATATACAGAACAAGCTACTAATATAAAAGTTGGTATGAAAACACCTCAAAATTATCTAACTAAAGTAACTGAACAAATAGCTGACAGTATTTTTGATATTAGCACTATTGATAGTAATACTTGTTTAGCTGATAATTTGATGAAAAATGACATCCCAAACATACTTTATACTGCAACACATTTAGATTATGAAAATTTCTTAGTAGAAAGACGTAAATTAATGGCTGCTAAAATTAAAAAATATTACGAACAATTGTAG
- a CDS encoding type I restriction endonuclease subunit R — protein MKFTETALEKVFIELLGNEGIPHFLGKNIERKENEVLIKSDIKTYLQKHYKSENLTDNEVKSVIRKLEIFSASDLYESNKQIMKLVCNGFQLEREDRSKKDLYIHLIDYSDLDNNIYKIVNQLEIYGYEKRIPDGILYINGLPLVVMEFKSAIRENATLHDAYVQLTTRYKRDIPELFKYNAFCVISDGVNSKMGSFFANYEFYYAWRKVFGFDKEVDGINSMYTMIQGLFNKNRLRQVIHHFIYFPDSNKHELKIVCRYPQYYAGIKLLENIKLHQKPEGDGKGGTYFGATGCGKSYTMLFLARLLMRSPHFKSPTLIIITDRTDLDDQLSAQFTNAKDFIGDNNVISVESRKELKKLLKGRKSGGVFLTTIHKFTEDLELLTDRTNVICISDEAHRSQINLDQKIKTTEKGVEKTYGFAKYLHDSLPNATYVGFTGTPIDATLNVFGDIIDSYTMTESEKDEITVRIVYEGRAAKVVLENSKLKEIEEYYKQCAEQGANDYQIEESKKVSANMNAIIGDPDRLKAIAKDFVKHYETRIKEGATIKEKALFVCSSRPIAYNLYEEIIALRPEWTEIKAFEKGSNLTEKEKKELKPMERIKMIMTRGKDDPKEMYNLLGTKEHRKELDRQFKNEKSNFKIAIVVDMWLTGFDVPFLDTMYIDKPIQQHNLIQTISRVNRKYKSKEKGLVVDYIGFKKQMNLALKKYSKIDGQNFEDIQASVVIVKDQLDLLAKLFYKFDASDYFHKTGLKQLECLNKGAEFVQLTKNIETRFMNIVKRLKAGYDICCGSDEFTEIQKDTIHFYLAIRSIVFKLTRGNAPDTAQMNAKVSELIKEALKSDGVEEIFKLGDETQNEIDIFDEDYLAKIEKIKLPNTKIKLLQQLLLKAIDELKKTNKIQGIDFSKKFKTIVDKYNERKESDILQSNVLEDFTDDIIELYHNLRKEKNSFSEIGINFEEKAFYDILKTIAHKYDFNYPEEKLIHLAKEVKKVVDDKAKYTDWNQRDDIKAELKVDLIILLAENDYPPITKDEVFKEIFEQAENFKKYQMA, from the coding sequence ATGAAATTTACAGAAACAGCATTAGAAAAAGTTTTTATAGAATTGTTGGGAAATGAAGGAATCCCACATTTTTTAGGAAAAAATATTGAGCGTAAAGAAAATGAAGTTCTTATAAAATCGGATATTAAAACATATTTGCAAAAGCACTATAAAAGCGAAAATTTAACCGATAACGAAGTAAAAAGTGTTATCAGAAAGTTAGAAATTTTTAGTGCTTCCGATTTATATGAATCGAACAAACAAATTATGAAATTGGTTTGTAACGGTTTTCAATTAGAGCGTGAAGACCGTTCAAAAAAAGATTTATATATTCATTTAATAGATTATTCCGATTTAGATAATAACATCTATAAAATTGTAAATCAGTTAGAAATTTACGGTTACGAAAAACGTATTCCCGATGGTATTTTATACATCAATGGTTTGCCTTTGGTGGTTATGGAATTTAAATCTGCCATTCGTGAAAACGCAACTTTACATGATGCGTATGTACAATTAACAACACGCTACAAACGTGATATTCCTGAATTATTCAAATACAATGCTTTTTGTGTAATTAGCGATGGCGTAAATAGTAAAATGGGTTCATTTTTTGCAAATTATGAGTTTTATTATGCTTGGCGAAAAGTATTTGGTTTTGATAAAGAAGTCGATGGAATAAACTCTATGTACACCATGATACAAGGTTTATTTAATAAAAATAGATTGCGACAAGTAATTCATCATTTTATATATTTTCCTGATAGCAACAAGCACGAATTAAAAATTGTGTGTCGTTATCCGCAATATTATGCAGGAATAAAATTATTAGAAAATATAAAATTGCATCAAAAACCCGAAGGAGACGGAAAAGGTGGAACGTATTTCGGAGCAACTGGTTGCGGTAAAAGTTATACGATGCTGTTTTTAGCTAGATTGTTAATGCGAAGCCCACATTTTAAAAGTCCAACATTAATAATTATAACAGATAGAACCGATTTAGACGACCAATTATCAGCTCAATTTACCAATGCAAAAGATTTTATTGGAGATAATAATGTTATCAGTGTAGAAAGCCGAAAAGAACTTAAAAAGCTATTAAAAGGTCGAAAAAGTGGCGGTGTATTTTTAACAACTATTCATAAATTCACCGAAGATTTAGAACTATTAACCGATAGAACAAATGTTATTTGTATTTCTGATGAAGCACATAGAAGTCAAATAAATTTAGACCAAAAGATAAAAACTACTGAAAAAGGCGTAGAAAAAACCTATGGTTTTGCAAAATATTTACACGATTCTTTACCAAATGCAACTTATGTAGGTTTTACAGGAACGCCAATTGATGCAACTTTAAACGTTTTTGGCGATATTATAGATTCTTATACCATGACAGAATCTGAAAAAGATGAAATTACCGTGCGTATTGTTTATGAAGGTCGTGCAGCAAAAGTAGTTTTAGAAAATTCTAAACTTAAAGAAATTGAAGAATATTACAAACAATGTGCAGAACAAGGTGCAAACGATTATCAAATAGAAGAAAGTAAAAAAGTTTCTGCCAATATGAATGCCATTATTGGCGACCCTGATAGACTTAAAGCTATTGCTAAAGATTTTGTAAAGCATTACGAAACTCGAATAAAAGAAGGTGCTACAATTAAAGAAAAAGCTTTATTCGTTTGTAGCTCCAGACCTATTGCCTATAATTTATATGAAGAAATTATTGCTTTACGCCCTGAATGGACAGAAATAAAAGCATTTGAAAAAGGTTCTAATTTAACAGAAAAAGAAAAGAAGGAGCTAAAACCGATGGAACGCATTAAAATGATAATGACCAGAGGAAAAGATGATCCTAAAGAAATGTATAATTTACTAGGAACTAAAGAACATAGAAAAGAATTAGACAGGCAATTTAAAAACGAAAAATCTAATTTTAAAATCGCTATTGTTGTTGATATGTGGCTTACAGGTTTTGATGTTCCTTTTTTAGATACCATGTATATTGATAAACCTATTCAGCAACATAATTTAATACAAACTATTTCTAGGGTAAACAGAAAATACAAATCAAAAGAAAAAGGTTTAGTAGTCGATTATATTGGTTTTAAAAAGCAAATGAATTTAGCTTTAAAAAAATACTCTAAAATTGACGGTCAAAATTTTGAAGATATACAAGCATCCGTAGTAATTGTTAAAGACCAATTAGATTTATTAGCAAAACTATTTTATAAATTTGATGCTTCTGATTATTTTCATAAAACTGGATTAAAGCAACTAGAATGTTTAAATAAAGGAGCTGAATTTGTTCAATTAACAAAAAATATTGAAACTCGTTTTATGAATATTGTAAAACGTTTAAAAGCTGGTTATGATATTTGTTGCGGTTCAGATGAATTTACAGAAATACAAAAAGATACGATTCATTTTTATTTAGCCATTCGTTCGATTGTTTTTAAATTAACTAGAGGAAACGCTCCTGACACCGCACAAATGAATGCTAAAGTTAGCGAACTTATTAAAGAAGCATTAAAAAGTGATGGCGTAGAAGAAATTTTCAAACTAGGCGATGAAACACAAAATGAAATTGATATTTTTGATGAAGATTATTTAGCTAAAATCGAAAAAATAAAACTTCCGAATACTAAAATAAAACTATTACAGCAATTACTTTTAAAGGCTATTGATGAGCTAAAGAAAACCAATAAAATACAAGGAATAGATTTTTCTAAAAAATTTAAAACTATTGTTGATAAATATAACGAACGTAAAGAATCTGATATTTTACAAAGTAATGTTTTAGAAGATTTTACTGATGATATTATCGAACTTTATCATAATCTTAGAAAAGAGAAAAATTCTTTTTCAGAAATAGGAATAAATTTTGAAGAAAAAGCATTTTATGATATTTTAAAAACAATAGCACACAAATACGATTTTAATTATCCTGAAGAAAAATTAATACATTTAGCTAAAGAAGTAAAAAAAGTAGTTGATGACAAAGCTAAATACACCGATTGGAATCAACGAGATGATATTAAAGCAGAGTTAAAAGTTGATTTAATTATTCTTTTAGCAGAAAACGACTACCCTCCTATTACCAAAGATGAAGTATTTAAAGAGATTTTTGAACAAGCAGAGAATTTTAAGAAATATCAAATGGCATAA